In Longimicrobium sp., one DNA window encodes the following:
- the fabF gene encoding beta-ketoacyl-ACP synthase II, giving the protein MSESSHSGARRVVITGIGAITPIGSGVEGFWEGLRKRESAVRKIDRFDPSPFRSHIAAQVNDFEPTDYMDRNRARRTERYAQFSLAASRQAIEDAALDPGSEDPDRVGVLMGSALGGVAYGENQFTGYVHKGVRGVDPMLALAVFNGAASCNVAIEFGFTGINSTNGMSCASGAIAIGDGWRAIRAGEADVVIAGGVEAPLAPLCYGAFAIIRAMSTRNDDPSRASRPFDADRDGFVMGEGAAVLVLEELEHARARGARIYAEVRGYGTSNDAHHMTAPRPDGSQAARAMRAALRTGGLQPGEVDVINAHGSSTPLNDSTESRVIRDVFGEHADGLKVSGTKGYHAHCLGATGALEAAISALSIQRGWVPPTLNLERAGDECDLDYVTGEGATMPVRTVVSNSFGFGGINAALAFGAVD; this is encoded by the coding sequence ATGAGCGAGTCCAGCCACAGCGGCGCGCGCCGTGTCGTCATCACCGGGATCGGCGCCATCACCCCCATCGGCAGCGGCGTCGAGGGGTTCTGGGAGGGGCTGCGGAAGCGGGAAAGCGCGGTCCGCAAGATCGACCGCTTCGACCCGTCGCCCTTCCGCTCGCACATCGCCGCCCAGGTGAACGACTTCGAGCCGACGGACTACATGGACCGCAACCGCGCGCGCCGCACCGAGCGGTACGCGCAGTTCTCGCTGGCGGCGTCGCGGCAGGCCATCGAGGACGCCGCGCTCGACCCCGGCTCGGAAGACCCCGACCGCGTGGGCGTGCTGATGGGAAGCGCGCTCGGCGGCGTGGCCTACGGCGAAAACCAGTTCACCGGCTACGTGCACAAGGGCGTCCGCGGGGTGGACCCCATGCTGGCGCTGGCGGTGTTCAACGGGGCCGCCTCGTGCAACGTGGCCATCGAGTTCGGCTTCACCGGCATCAACTCCACCAACGGGATGAGCTGCGCCTCGGGCGCCATCGCCATCGGCGACGGATGGCGCGCCATCCGCGCCGGCGAGGCCGACGTGGTGATCGCCGGCGGCGTGGAGGCTCCGCTGGCCCCGCTCTGCTACGGCGCCTTCGCCATCATCCGCGCCATGTCTACCCGCAACGACGACCCGTCGCGCGCCTCGCGCCCCTTCGACGCCGACCGCGACGGCTTCGTGATGGGCGAGGGCGCCGCCGTGCTGGTGCTGGAAGAGCTGGAGCACGCCCGCGCGCGCGGAGCCCGCATCTACGCCGAGGTGCGGGGATACGGCACCAGCAACGACGCGCACCACATGACGGCGCCGCGCCCCGATGGCAGCCAGGCGGCGCGGGCCATGCGCGCGGCCCTGCGCACGGGCGGGCTGCAGCCGGGGGAGGTGGACGTGATCAACGCCCACGGCTCGTCGACCCCGCTGAACGACAGCACCGAGTCGCGGGTGATCCGCGACGTGTTCGGCGAGCACGCCGACGGGCTGAAGGTCAGCGGCACCAAGGGCTACCACGCCCACTGCCTGGGCGCGACGGGGGCGCTGGAAGCCGCGATCTCGGCGCTTTCCATCCAGCGCGGCTGGGTGCCCCCGACGCTGAACCTGGAGCGCGCGGGCGACGAGTGCGATTTGGACTACGTCACCGGCGAAGGAGCCACCATGCCCGTACGCACGGTGGTTTCCAACTCCTTCGGCTTCGGCGGCATCAACGCGGCCCTCGCCTTCGGCGCGGTGGACTGA
- a CDS encoding TonB-dependent receptor, translating into MKHCWRAASLLLCALVLALALPGGAHAQGAVAGAISGRVTSAEAEGIAGAQITIRNQSTGLVRTVVTREDGRYRVPALPIGGPYTVSITAIGRAPQQRGGLQVALGQDLRVDFELATQALVLEGITVQAQRNPVLSPTNKGLGTAISDTAIQRLPTLNRNFTDFVRLAPQVSSSGPGLSGGGVNNRFNNIQIDGASANDLFGLGTTGQPGGQAGGKSISVESVKEYQILLSPFDVRQGNFAGLLVNAVTKSGTNDLTGSAYYYTRNEDLAREQDYIQKYEQTQYGFSLGGPVIRDRLHFFVNPEWQDRTTPATGPFFGQDTSANPKVLISPAQLDSFTTILNGYGIEPGSTGQVNNTNPLGNFFGRLDLQLPELNSRMVLRHNYVRAEDDNFSRSSSVFSLSSNGYFFESTSNSTVGQLFTNFTPDLYNELIVGLNTIRDSRTPNVRAPQITVDMGTQDLRAGGEASSQGNTLDQDIFEITNNLSWQLGPHRLDFGFKSEFYHIDNFFAQNSFGTYEFPSLAAFAAGNPNSFTLAANPRDPTASLPHAMFDASQLSFWVQDQFEPSERLSLTFGIRGDRPVIEDRPLFTAVVDSVFGRRTDQVPSGNLQLSPRVGFNWDVTGDSRTQLRGGVGVFVGRPAFVLLGNAFQNNGTGIALLTCNGTAGRTAPKFSPNPATQPTACGNGQGLASGIIGQVNLVDDDLRFPATLRASLAFDHELPGGFVASLEGLYTQASEQFFYQDINLKSPGGLVDANGLPITDRNGRTMFGTIAANGTATASRVSERFTQVVDVMNQSNDWAYNLTAGLQRRFQGGLEMRAFYTHTRARDVISATSSTAQSQYRFGRVLSGPHTDRSVSISAFDQPHRISLSGVYNLPWDRFPTSLSVIYSGTSGDPFTYVYGASSSTRGDLNADGFNGNDPLYVPLNALDPNEIRFQTLTSNNITYTPAQQAEAFEQFIKESNCLSEQRGRILKRNTCRNGWRNSVDVSLRQAVPTFGRQNFSVQVDVFNFLNMLNEDWGIQRSAASQSTANLLTHVGQSSADVRTAVPVVQFNPTFQQFLTESLSSNYQIQLSGRYSF; encoded by the coding sequence ATGAAACACTGCTGGAGGGCGGCAAGCCTCCTGCTGTGCGCGCTGGTGCTGGCCCTTGCGCTGCCGGGCGGTGCCCACGCGCAGGGAGCCGTCGCCGGTGCCATCAGCGGCCGTGTCACCTCGGCCGAGGCCGAGGGGATCGCGGGAGCTCAGATCACCATCCGCAACCAGTCCACGGGCCTGGTGCGCACGGTGGTCACGCGCGAAGACGGACGCTACCGCGTGCCGGCCCTTCCCATCGGCGGGCCGTACACGGTGAGCATCACCGCCATCGGGCGGGCGCCGCAGCAGCGGGGCGGCCTGCAGGTGGCCCTGGGCCAGGACCTGCGGGTAGACTTCGAGCTGGCCACGCAGGCCCTGGTGCTGGAAGGCATCACGGTGCAGGCCCAGCGCAACCCGGTGCTGTCGCCCACCAACAAGGGGCTCGGCACGGCCATCTCCGACACGGCCATCCAGCGGCTTCCCACGCTGAACCGCAACTTCACCGACTTCGTGCGGCTGGCGCCCCAGGTGTCGAGCAGCGGCCCCGGCCTTTCGGGCGGCGGCGTGAACAACCGGTTCAACAACATCCAGATCGACGGCGCCAGCGCCAACGACCTGTTCGGCCTGGGCACCACCGGCCAGCCGGGCGGCCAGGCGGGCGGCAAGTCCATCTCGGTGGAGTCGGTGAAGGAGTACCAGATCCTGCTGTCGCCCTTCGACGTGCGGCAGGGCAACTTCGCCGGCCTGCTGGTGAACGCGGTGACCAAGAGCGGTACCAACGACCTCACCGGCTCCGCGTACTACTACACGCGCAACGAGGACCTGGCGCGCGAGCAGGACTACATCCAGAAGTACGAGCAGACGCAGTACGGCTTCTCGCTGGGCGGCCCCGTCATCCGCGACCGGCTTCACTTCTTCGTGAACCCCGAGTGGCAGGACCGGACCACGCCGGCGACCGGCCCCTTCTTCGGGCAGGACACCTCGGCCAACCCCAAGGTGCTGATCAGCCCGGCCCAGCTGGACTCGTTCACCACCATCCTGAACGGCTACGGCATCGAGCCCGGCAGCACGGGGCAGGTGAACAACACCAACCCCCTGGGCAACTTCTTCGGCCGGCTCGACCTGCAGCTGCCGGAGCTGAACAGCCGGATGGTGCTGCGCCACAACTACGTTCGCGCCGAGGACGACAACTTCAGCCGCTCGTCGAGCGTCTTCAGCCTGTCGAGCAACGGCTACTTCTTCGAGTCGACGAGCAACTCGACGGTGGGCCAGCTGTTCACCAACTTCACGCCCGACCTGTACAACGAGCTGATCGTCGGCCTGAACACCATCCGCGACTCGCGCACGCCCAACGTCCGCGCGCCGCAGATCACCGTAGACATGGGCACGCAGGACCTGCGCGCCGGCGGTGAGGCGAGCTCGCAGGGCAATACGCTGGACCAGGACATCTTCGAGATCACGAACAACCTGAGCTGGCAGCTGGGCCCGCACCGGCTGGACTTCGGCTTCAAGAGCGAGTTCTACCACATCGACAACTTCTTCGCCCAGAACTCGTTCGGCACCTACGAGTTCCCGAGCCTGGCGGCGTTCGCGGCGGGCAACCCGAACAGCTTCACGCTGGCGGCCAACCCGCGGGACCCCACGGCCTCGCTCCCGCATGCGATGTTCGACGCGTCGCAGCTGAGCTTCTGGGTGCAGGACCAGTTCGAGCCCAGCGAGCGCCTGTCGCTGACCTTCGGCATCCGCGGCGACCGCCCGGTGATCGAGGACCGCCCGCTGTTCACGGCGGTGGTGGACTCGGTGTTCGGCCGCCGCACCGACCAGGTGCCCTCGGGCAACCTGCAGCTGTCGCCCCGCGTGGGCTTCAACTGGGACGTGACCGGCGACAGCCGCACGCAGCTTCGCGGCGGGGTGGGCGTGTTCGTGGGACGCCCGGCGTTCGTGCTGCTGGGCAACGCCTTCCAGAACAACGGCACCGGCATCGCCCTGCTCACCTGCAACGGCACCGCCGGGCGCACGGCGCCCAAGTTCAGCCCGAACCCGGCCACGCAGCCCACGGCCTGCGGCAACGGGCAGGGGCTGGCCAGCGGCATCATCGGCCAGGTGAACCTGGTGGACGACGACCTCCGCTTCCCGGCGACCCTCCGTGCCTCGCTGGCGTTCGACCACGAGCTTCCGGGCGGCTTCGTCGCCTCGCTCGAGGGCCTCTACACGCAGGCTTCGGAGCAGTTCTTCTACCAGGACATCAACCTGAAGAGCCCCGGCGGGCTGGTGGACGCCAACGGGCTGCCGATCACCGACCGCAACGGGCGGACGATGTTCGGCACCATCGCGGCGAACGGCACCGCGACGGCGTCGCGCGTGTCGGAGCGGTTCACGCAGGTGGTGGACGTGATGAACCAGTCCAACGACTGGGCGTACAACCTGACGGCCGGCCTGCAGCGCCGCTTCCAGGGCGGGCTGGAGATGCGTGCCTTCTACACGCACACGCGGGCTCGCGACGTGATCTCGGCCACCAGCAGCACGGCCCAGTCGCAGTACCGCTTCGGCCGCGTGCTCAGCGGGCCGCACACCGACCGCTCGGTGAGCATCTCGGCGTTCGACCAGCCGCACCGCATCTCGCTGTCGGGCGTGTACAACCTGCCGTGGGACCGCTTCCCCACGTCGCTGTCGGTGATCTACAGCGGCACCTCGGGCGATCCGTTCACCTACGTGTACGGTGCCAGCAGCTCCACCCGCGGCGACCTGAACGCCGACGGCTTCAACGGCAACGACCCGCTGTACGTGCCGCTGAACGCGCTGGACCCGAACGAGATCCGGTTCCAGACGCTGACGTCGAACAACATCACCTACACCCCCGCCCAGCAGGCGGAGGCGTTCGAGCAGTTCATCAAGGAGTCGAACTGCCTGAGCGAGCAGCGCGGCCGGATCCTGAAGCGCAACACCTGCCGCAACGGCTGGAGAAACTCCGTCGACGTTTCGCTGCGCCAGGCGGTGCCCACCTTCGGGCGCCAGAACTTCTCGGTTCAGGTGGACGTGTTCAACTTCCTGAACATGCTCAACGAGGACTGGGGCATTCAGCGCAGCGCCGCCAGCCAGTCGACGGCCAACCTGCTGACCCACGTGGGCCAGTCGAGCGCCGACGTCCGCACGGCGGTTCCGGTGGTGCAGTTCAACCCCACGTTCCAGCAGTTCCTGACGGAATCGCTGAGTTCGAACTACCAGATCCAGCTTTCGGGCCGCTACAGCTTCTAG
- a CDS encoding pyridoxal-phosphate dependent enzyme, producing the protein MTTSVLDLAFSRPRHARPYGTVLETVGWTPLIRLNRVAEGIRTPVYGKAEFMNPGGSVKDRIGPAIIEAAEAAGTLRPGGTVVEGTSGNTGVGLALAAAIKGYRCIFTIPDKMSQEKVRLLKAFGAEVIVTPTAVAPDHPDNYVMMAKRIAEETPNAILANQFYNQANPAAHYRTTGPEIWEQSEGRVTHFVSAAGTGGTITGVGRYLKEKNPEVRIIGGDPVGSIIRGYWETGVKPESAPYKVEGIGQDKIPGTLDMSIVDEWRSVDDRSAMTMARRLTREEGLFVGGSTGLIAHLALELAREIDDPEALVVCLLCDTGERYLSKVFNDEWMRENQLLEPARVRAADMVAGKSDGAPRQIVSVAPETPVRQALGLITQHDVSQLPVVAEGDCVGHLAETTLMARVLEDMTLLDKSVQHLMDPPLPVVDAHVDLPGVARLLSRQNPAVLVRRNGRLEGIITRHDVLRYMTAGR; encoded by the coding sequence ATGACCACGTCAGTGCTGGACCTCGCCTTTTCGCGCCCGCGCCACGCGCGGCCGTACGGCACCGTGCTCGAGACCGTCGGGTGGACGCCGCTGATCCGCCTGAACCGCGTGGCCGAGGGCATCCGCACGCCGGTGTACGGCAAGGCCGAGTTCATGAACCCCGGCGGCAGCGTCAAGGATCGCATCGGGCCCGCGATCATCGAGGCGGCCGAGGCGGCGGGCACGCTGCGCCCCGGCGGCACCGTGGTCGAGGGGACGAGCGGCAACACCGGCGTGGGGCTGGCGCTGGCCGCCGCCATCAAGGGCTACCGCTGCATCTTCACCATCCCGGACAAGATGAGCCAGGAAAAGGTGAGGCTGCTCAAGGCCTTCGGCGCCGAGGTGATCGTCACCCCCACGGCCGTGGCGCCCGACCATCCCGACAACTACGTCATGATGGCCAAGCGCATCGCCGAGGAAACGCCCAACGCCATCCTGGCCAACCAGTTCTACAACCAGGCCAACCCCGCTGCGCACTATCGGACCACCGGGCCGGAAATCTGGGAGCAGAGCGAGGGGCGGGTGACGCACTTCGTTTCGGCGGCCGGCACCGGCGGCACCATCACCGGCGTGGGGCGCTACCTCAAGGAAAAGAACCCGGAGGTCCGCATCATCGGCGGCGATCCCGTGGGCTCCATCATCCGGGGCTACTGGGAAACGGGCGTAAAGCCCGAGTCGGCGCCGTACAAGGTGGAGGGGATCGGGCAGGACAAGATCCCGGGGACCCTGGACATGTCCATCGTCGACGAGTGGCGCTCGGTGGACGACCGTTCGGCGATGACCATGGCCCGGCGGCTGACCCGCGAGGAGGGGCTGTTCGTGGGCGGCAGCACCGGGCTGATCGCCCACCTGGCGCTGGAACTGGCGCGCGAGATCGACGACCCGGAGGCGCTGGTGGTGTGCCTGCTGTGCGACACGGGCGAGCGCTACCTGTCGAAGGTGTTCAACGACGAGTGGATGCGCGAAAACCAGCTGCTGGAGCCGGCCCGCGTGCGAGCGGCCGACATGGTGGCCGGCAAGAGTGACGGGGCGCCGCGGCAGATCGTCTCGGTGGCGCCGGAAACCCCGGTGCGGCAGGCGCTGGGGCTCATCACCCAGCACGACGTGTCGCAGCTTCCCGTGGTGGCCGAGGGCGACTGCGTGGGCCACCTGGCCGAGACCACGCTGATGGCCCGCGTGCTCGAGGACATGACGCTCCTGGACAAGTCGGTGCAGCACCTGATGGACCCGCCGCTGCCGGTGGTGGACGCGCACGTGGACCTGCCGGGGGTGGCGCGGCTGCTGTCGCGCCAGAACCCGGCGGTGCTGGTGCGCCGCAACGGACGGCTGGAGGGGATCATCACCCGCCACGACGTGCTGCGGTACATGACGGCGGGGCGGTAG
- a CDS encoding energy transducer TonB, producing MNRLSAVLLAAAALAACEREPVVETAPRQLTPPPFQYPEELWDAGVQGKTVLSIRVNEKGTVDSVKVDTTSGHKGFDSAAVAGTRELRFAPATRGGAPVARWVVLPVEFQIEPSDSAATAAPDAATP from the coding sequence ATGAACCGCCTTTCCGCCGTCCTGCTGGCCGCCGCGGCGCTCGCCGCCTGCGAGCGCGAGCCCGTCGTGGAAACGGCGCCCCGCCAGCTGACGCCGCCGCCCTTCCAGTATCCCGAAGAGCTCTGGGACGCGGGAGTGCAGGGGAAGACGGTGCTCAGCATCCGGGTGAACGAGAAGGGCACGGTCGATTCGGTAAAGGTCGACACGACCAGCGGCCACAAGGGATTCGACTCGGCCGCCGTAGCCGGCACCCGCGAGCTTCGCTTCGCCCCGGCCACCCGCGGCGGCGCCCCCGTGGCGCGGTGGGTGGTGCTGCCGGTGGAGTTCCAGATCGAGCCTTCCGATTCCGCGGCCACCGCCGCCCCCGACGCAGCGACACCATGA